One Kineococcus endophyticus genomic region harbors:
- a CDS encoding HU family DNA-binding protein yields the protein MNKAEMVDALEAKLGGRKQAVTAVEAVVELITLTVAKGDKVAISGFGTFEKQARNARTGRNPRTGEAVKIKKTSVPRFRPGTAFKEVVSDTKALRAFQAAAKERAASTGAVLTTPATGTAKKAAASTTTAKKAAPATRTAAPAAKKAAPATRTTAAAKKAAPAKTATTARRTAKKA from the coding sequence GTGAACAAGGCAGAGATGGTCGACGCCCTCGAGGCCAAGCTCGGCGGTCGCAAGCAGGCCGTGACCGCCGTCGAGGCGGTCGTCGAGCTCATCACGCTCACCGTCGCCAAGGGTGACAAGGTCGCCATCAGCGGCTTCGGCACCTTCGAGAAGCAGGCGCGCAACGCCCGCACGGGCCGCAACCCGCGCACGGGCGAGGCCGTGAAGATCAAGAAGACCTCGGTGCCGCGCTTCCGTCCGGGCACCGCGTTCAAGGAGGTCGTCTCCGACACCAAGGCACTGCGCGCGTTCCAGGCCGCGGCCAAGGAGCGTGCCGCCTCGACCGGGGCCGTCCTGACGACCCCCGCCACGGGCACGGCCAAGAAGGCGGCCGCGTCGACGACGACGGCGAAGAAGGCGGCGCCGGCCACCCGCACCGCGGCCCCGGCCGCCAAGAAGGCCGCTCCGGCCACCCGCACGACCGCCGCGGCGAAGAAGGCCGCTCCGGCCAAGACCGCGACGACCGCCCGGCGCACGGCCAAGAAGGCCTGA
- a CDS encoding DUF3515 family protein — MSSTPASTPSSGSGHPSRPGRLAVGLVVVVVAAVAAWVYLRGSDGVEAAPQAGDPACAPLLRALPQSLDGLGRTPQGAEGVAVWGDEQVVLRCGGLVLGPTTKACIPVGPDSGPTVDWVEDASNDRAVRFLTYGRTPAVEVTVRFGTGLTRDQATSQLIDLAGPVSRIPQTRTCL, encoded by the coding sequence ATGTCCAGCACCCCCGCGAGCACCCCGTCCAGCGGCTCCGGCCACCCGTCCCGGCCCGGGCGGCTCGCCGTCGGGCTCGTCGTGGTCGTCGTGGCCGCGGTGGCCGCGTGGGTCTACCTGCGCGGTTCGGACGGGGTGGAGGCCGCCCCGCAGGCCGGGGACCCCGCGTGCGCGCCCCTGCTGCGGGCGTTGCCGCAGAGCCTCGACGGGCTCGGGCGGACGCCCCAGGGCGCCGAGGGCGTCGCCGTGTGGGGCGACGAGCAGGTCGTGCTGCGCTGCGGCGGCCTCGTGCTCGGGCCCACGACGAAGGCGTGCATCCCCGTGGGGCCGGACTCCGGGCCCACGGTGGACTGGGTCGAGGACGCGAGCAACGACCGCGCGGTGCGGTTCCTCACCTACGGCCGCACCCCCGCGGTCGAGGTGACCGTCCGCTTCGGGACGGGCCTGACACGCGACCAGGCGACGTCGCAGCTCATCGACCTCGCCGGGCCGGTCTCGCGCATCCCGCAGACGCGCACCTGCCTCTGA
- a CDS encoding D-alanine--D-alanine ligase family protein, translating to MSSQPTPRPRVAVVFGGRSSEHAISCVTAAGVLAALDRSVWDVVPVGITTSGRWVLVDDDPAQFKLTDGKLPEVPAAGPSVALSQDVESRALQTVSGEALGGPVDVVLPLLHGPFGEDGTLQGLFELSDTRYVGSGVLASAAGMDKQVMKLLLAGHGLPVGPWTSFRAKRWERDRDAVVAEVEALGYPVFVKPARAGSSIGITRVTDRAGLEAAVAEAVAHDPKVVVEAALSGREVECGVLEDLAGGEPRTSLPGEVEVVGGHDFYDFEAKYLDAGNVRLSCPADLPDDVTAAVRRTAVRVFEAMEAEGLARVDLFVDVERFRATDGAEGIVVNEINTMPGFTPFSMYPRMWAATGVDYPQLVDHLLTLALQRPTGLR from the coding sequence ATGAGCAGCCAGCCCACCCCCCGCCCGCGCGTCGCCGTCGTCTTCGGTGGCCGTTCCTCCGAGCACGCCATCAGCTGCGTGACCGCCGCGGGGGTCCTGGCCGCCCTCGACCGGTCGGTGTGGGACGTCGTCCCCGTCGGCATCACCACCAGCGGCCGCTGGGTCCTCGTCGACGACGACCCGGCGCAGTTCAAGCTCACCGACGGCAAGCTGCCCGAGGTGCCGGCCGCCGGACCCTCCGTCGCCCTGTCGCAGGACGTGGAGTCCCGTGCGCTGCAGACGGTCTCGGGCGAGGCGCTGGGTGGGCCCGTCGACGTGGTGCTGCCGTTGCTGCACGGCCCGTTCGGCGAGGACGGCACGCTGCAGGGCCTGTTCGAGCTGTCCGACACCCGGTACGTGGGGTCCGGCGTGCTCGCCTCGGCCGCGGGCATGGACAAGCAGGTCATGAAGCTGCTGCTGGCCGGTCACGGGCTGCCCGTCGGGCCCTGGACGTCGTTCCGCGCCAAGCGCTGGGAGCGCGACCGGGACGCCGTCGTCGCCGAGGTCGAGGCGCTCGGCTACCCCGTCTTCGTCAAACCCGCCCGCGCCGGGTCGAGCATCGGGATCACGCGCGTCACCGACCGCGCCGGGCTCGAGGCCGCCGTCGCCGAGGCCGTCGCGCACGACCCCAAGGTCGTCGTGGAGGCCGCCCTGAGCGGCCGCGAGGTCGAGTGCGGCGTCCTGGAGGACCTCGCCGGCGGCGAACCCCGCACGAGCCTGCCCGGGGAGGTCGAGGTCGTCGGCGGCCACGACTTCTACGACTTCGAGGCCAAGTACCTCGACGCGGGCAACGTGCGGCTCTCGTGCCCGGCCGACCTGCCCGACGACGTCACCGCCGCCGTGCGGCGCACGGCGGTGCGCGTCTTCGAGGCCATGGAGGCCGAGGGGCTGGCGCGCGTGGACCTGTTCGTCGACGTCGAGCGCTTCCGGGCGACCGACGGCGCGGAGGGGATCGTCGTCAACGAGATCAACACGATGCCCGGGTTCACGCCGTTCTCGATGTACCCGCGGATGTGGGCGGCGACCGGCGTGGACTACCCGCAGCTCGTCGACCACCTGCTCACGCTCGCGCTGCAGCGGCCCACCGGGCTGCGCTGA
- a CDS encoding thiamine-phosphate kinase, with amino-acid sequence MGADGTGDVRVGDLDETALLARVVPLMPTEALLGPGDDAALVAAPDGRVVATTDVLVEFRDFRRDWSSGADVGWKAVAQNVADVAAMGGRCTGLLIGLSVPTDLEVAWVEDFARGVAAACACFGAVVVGGDLSAASEVVVSVTALGDLQGRPPVLRSGARPGDVVAVAGVLGRSGAGLEVLQRNGSAAPREEELVTVHRRPQPPVAAGPAAALAGATALMDVSDGLLRDAGRIAAASAVTVELTTTGALGEWSRALGPERGLEHVLTGGEDHALLGCFPPEAVLPTPFAPVGRVGVAGPHPVLVDGRPWTGSTGWDHFAR; translated from the coding sequence GTGGGAGCGGACGGGACGGGGGACGTGCGTGTCGGGGACCTCGACGAGACGGCGCTGCTGGCCCGCGTGGTCCCGCTCATGCCGACCGAGGCGCTGCTCGGCCCCGGGGACGACGCGGCCCTCGTGGCCGCGCCGGACGGGCGCGTCGTGGCGACGACCGACGTCCTCGTGGAGTTCCGCGACTTCCGCCGCGACTGGTCCAGCGGCGCCGACGTCGGCTGGAAGGCCGTGGCGCAGAACGTCGCCGACGTCGCCGCGATGGGCGGCCGCTGCACGGGCCTGCTCATCGGCCTGTCCGTGCCGACCGACCTCGAGGTCGCGTGGGTGGAGGACTTCGCCCGCGGGGTCGCGGCCGCGTGCGCGTGCTTCGGCGCCGTGGTCGTCGGCGGCGACCTGTCCGCCGCGAGCGAGGTCGTCGTCTCCGTCACGGCCCTCGGCGACCTCCAGGGCCGTCCCCCCGTGCTGCGCTCGGGCGCCCGTCCCGGCGACGTCGTCGCCGTCGCCGGGGTGCTCGGCCGCTCCGGGGCCGGGCTGGAGGTGCTGCAGCGCAATGGGTCCGCGGCGCCCCGCGAGGAGGAACTGGTGACCGTGCACCGGCGTCCGCAGCCACCGGTCGCCGCCGGCCCCGCTGCGGCGCTCGCAGGCGCCACGGCGCTCATGGACGTCAGCGACGGGTTGCTGCGGGACGCGGGGCGCATCGCGGCGGCCAGCGCCGTCACCGTCGAGCTGACGACGACCGGGGCGCTGGGGGAGTGGTCGCGCGCGCTCGGCCCGGAGCGGGGCCTGGAGCACGTCCTCACCGGCGGCGAGGACCACGCCCTCCTGGGCTGCTTCCCGCCCGAGGCGGTCCTGCCGACACCGTTCGCGCCCGTGGGGCGTGTGGGCGTGGCGGGCCCGCACCCCGTCCTCGTCGACGGGCGTCCCTGGACCGGCTCGACGGGGTGGGACCACTTCGCGCGGTGA
- a CDS encoding helix-turn-helix domain-containing protein, producing MAVSTEQLTPTGDHLSQIGALIRDARKHRGLTQVQLAERLGTSQSAVHRMEQGQQNVSIDMLQRVGHALQDDIVSIGRPGPTHLRVHGGVKLSGSIAVKSSKNAGVALLCAALLNKGRTTLRGVARILEIHRILDVLGSIGVEYAWVNENDLVLDVPNDLDLEAMDGETARRTRSIIMMLGPLLHRYDEFALPYAGGCDLGTRTVEPHMVALRPFGLQVTATTGNYHATVDRTVAPQRPIVLTERGDTVTENALMAAARVDGVTTIRNASPNYMVQDLCFFLELLGVRIEGIGTTTLVVHGVPDISVDVEYAPSEDPVEAMSLLTAAIITHSELTVTRAPIEFLEIELAILEEMGLRYDLSPEYPAANGRTRLVDITVHPSELKAPIDKIHPMPFPGLNIDNLPFFAVIAASAEGSTTVHDWVYDNRAIYLTELNRLGARVKLLDPHRVLVEGPTRWSGAEVLCPPALRPAVVVLLAMLAAKGTSVLRNVDIIARGYEQLAERLTPLGAQIETFRD from the coding sequence ATGGCAGTCTCCACCGAGCAGCTCACGCCGACCGGCGACCACCTGTCGCAGATCGGCGCCCTCATCCGCGATGCGCGCAAGCACCGGGGCCTGACCCAGGTCCAGCTCGCCGAACGCCTGGGCACGTCCCAGAGCGCCGTGCACCGCATGGAGCAGGGCCAGCAGAACGTCTCCATCGACATGCTGCAGCGCGTCGGTCACGCCCTGCAGGACGACATCGTCTCGATCGGCCGCCCCGGCCCGACGCACCTGCGCGTGCACGGGGGCGTCAAGCTCTCCGGCAGCATCGCGGTGAAGTCGAGCAAGAACGCCGGCGTCGCCCTGCTGTGCGCCGCCCTGCTCAACAAGGGCCGCACGACGCTGCGCGGGGTCGCCCGGATCCTGGAGATCCACCGCATCCTGGACGTGCTCGGCAGCATCGGCGTGGAGTACGCCTGGGTCAACGAGAACGACCTCGTCCTCGACGTGCCCAACGACCTCGACCTCGAGGCCATGGACGGCGAGACCGCCCGCCGCACCCGCAGCATCATCATGATGCTCGGTCCCCTGCTGCACCGGTACGACGAGTTCGCGCTCCCCTACGCCGGCGGCTGCGACCTCGGCACCCGCACGGTCGAGCCGCACATGGTCGCCCTGCGCCCCTTCGGTCTGCAGGTCACCGCCACCACCGGGAACTACCACGCGACGGTCGACCGCACCGTCGCCCCGCAGCGCCCCATCGTGCTGACCGAACGCGGCGACACCGTGACCGAGAACGCCCTCATGGCCGCGGCCCGCGTGGACGGTGTCACGACGATCCGCAACGCCAGCCCGAACTACATGGTCCAGGACCTCTGCTTCTTCCTGGAGCTGCTCGGCGTCCGCATCGAGGGCATCGGCACGACGACGCTCGTCGTGCACGGCGTGCCGGACATCTCCGTCGACGTCGAGTACGCGCCGTCGGAGGACCCGGTGGAGGCCATGAGCCTGCTCACCGCGGCGATCATCACGCACTCCGAGCTGACGGTGACGCGCGCGCCGATCGAGTTCCTCGAGATCGAGCTGGCCATCCTCGAGGAGATGGGGCTGCGCTACGACCTGTCGCCGGAGTACCCCGCGGCCAACGGCCGCACGCGCCTCGTCGACATCACGGTGCACCCGTCCGAGCTCAAGGCCCCGATCGACAAGATCCACCCGATGCCGTTCCCGGGTCTGAACATCGACAACCTGCCGTTCTTCGCGGTCATCGCGGCGAGCGCCGAGGGCTCGACGACGGTCCACGACTGGGTCTACGACAACCGCGCCATCTACCTCACCGAGCTGAACCGCCTCGGCGCCCGCGTGAAACTCCTCGACCCGCACCGCGTGCTCGTCGAGGGCCCCACGCGCTGGTCCGGCGCGGAGGTGCTGTGCCCGCCGGCGCTGCGCCCCGCCGTCGTCGTGCTGCTGGCGATGCTGGCGGCCAAGGGCACCTCGGTGCTGCGCAACGTGGACATCATCGCCCGCGGGTACGAGCAGCTCGCCGAACGGCTGACGCCGCTGGGCGCGCAGATCGAGACGTTCCGCGACTGA
- the leuD gene encoding 3-isopropylmalate dehydratase small subunit, giving the protein MEKFTVHTGVGVPLRRTDVDTDQIIPAVYLKRVTKTGFEDALFAGWRSDPHFVLNQEPYRPGSVLVAGQDFGTGSSREHAVWALRDYGFKAVLAPRFGDIFRGNSGKQGLLAAVVSQSDIDLIWKALEAHPGTEVTVDLVERVVRVDDFTAPFEVDEYVRWRLMEGLDDISLTLRHADAITDFETRRPSFKPTTTPLAPSA; this is encoded by the coding sequence ATGGAGAAGTTCACCGTCCACACGGGCGTCGGGGTGCCGCTGCGCCGCACCGACGTCGACACCGACCAGATCATCCCGGCGGTCTACCTCAAGCGCGTCACCAAGACGGGGTTCGAGGACGCCCTGTTCGCCGGCTGGCGTTCGGACCCGCACTTCGTGCTGAACCAGGAGCCCTACCGGCCGGGTTCGGTCCTGGTGGCCGGGCAGGACTTCGGGACCGGCTCGAGCCGCGAGCACGCGGTGTGGGCCCTGCGGGACTACGGCTTCAAGGCCGTCCTGGCCCCCCGCTTCGGTGACATCTTCCGCGGCAACTCCGGCAAGCAGGGGTTGCTGGCGGCCGTGGTGTCCCAGAGCGACATCGACCTGATCTGGAAGGCGCTGGAGGCGCACCCGGGCACCGAGGTGACCGTCGACCTCGTCGAGCGCGTCGTGCGCGTCGACGACTTCACGGCCCCCTTCGAGGTCGACGAGTACGTGCGCTGGCGGCTCATGGAGGGGCTGGACGACATCAGCCTCACCCTGCGCCACGCCGACGCCATCACCGACTTCGAGACGCGGCGGCCGTCGTTCAAGCCGACGACGACCCCGCTGGCGCCGTCGGCCTGA
- a CDS encoding trans-sulfuration enzyme family protein, whose protein sequence is MSSAVSPTDHRDLALAPATVAVVAGRPRRALDSELNTPVSLSATFVGGGSLGTAALGYGRFANPTWEALESAVGELEGGRALAFASGMAAVAAALHLVPADGTVLVPHGAYNGTHSLTGLLAAQGRLKVLPTDITDVEGVRAALAGVQGPVVLWLESPTNPLLEVADLAALAAAGHEHDAVVVVDNTFATPLLQRPLDLGADVVVHSVTKFLSGHSDVVLGAVVARDETLLAALAAHRTLHGAIPGPLETFLALRGLRTLPLRLERSQASAADLARRLGGHPAVTRVRHPSLPDDPGHALAATQMTGFGALVSIEVVGGPAGADAVVDAVRLWVPATSLGGVESLIERRRRHASEPAVVPQDLLRLSVGVEDVEDLWRDLSRALDAALAHAGA, encoded by the coding sequence GTGTCCTCAGCCGTGTCCCCCACCGACCACCGGGACCTCGCCCTCGCCCCCGCCACCGTCGCCGTCGTGGCGGGCCGGCCCCGAAGGGCCCTCGACAGCGAGCTCAACACCCCAGTGTCCCTGTCGGCGACGTTCGTCGGCGGCGGGTCCCTGGGCACCGCCGCCCTCGGCTACGGCCGCTTCGCCAACCCGACGTGGGAGGCGCTCGAGAGCGCCGTCGGCGAGCTCGAGGGCGGCCGGGCGCTGGCCTTCGCCTCCGGGATGGCGGCCGTGGCCGCCGCGCTGCACCTCGTGCCGGCCGACGGCACGGTGCTGGTCCCCCACGGCGCCTACAACGGCACGCACTCCCTGACGGGGCTCCTCGCCGCGCAGGGCCGGCTCAAGGTGCTGCCGACGGACATCACCGACGTCGAGGGCGTGCGCGCGGCGCTCGCGGGCGTGCAGGGCCCGGTCGTGCTGTGGCTGGAGTCCCCGACGAACCCGCTGCTGGAGGTCGCCGACCTCGCCGCGCTGGCCGCCGCCGGGCACGAGCACGACGCGGTCGTCGTGGTGGACAACACCTTCGCGACGCCGCTGCTGCAGCGACCGCTGGACCTGGGCGCCGACGTCGTCGTGCACTCGGTGACGAAGTTCCTCTCCGGCCACTCCGACGTCGTCCTCGGCGCCGTCGTCGCGCGGGACGAGACGCTGCTGGCCGCGCTGGCCGCCCACCGCACGCTGCACGGCGCGATCCCCGGCCCGCTGGAGACGTTCCTGGCGCTGCGCGGGCTGCGGACGCTGCCGCTGCGGCTGGAGCGCTCGCAGGCCAGCGCCGCCGACCTGGCCCGCCGACTGGGCGGCCACCCGGCCGTGACGCGCGTGCGCCACCCCTCCCTGCCCGACGACCCGGGCCACGCGCTCGCGGCGACGCAGATGACGGGGTTCGGCGCGCTCGTGTCGATCGAGGTCGTCGGCGGTCCCGCCGGGGCCGACGCGGTCGTGGACGCCGTGCGCCTGTGGGTGCCCGCGACGAGCCTGGGCGGGGTGGAGTCGCTCATCGAGCGGCGGCGCCGGCACGCCTCCGAACCCGCCGTGGTGCCGCAGGACCTGCTCCGCCTGTCCGTGGGCGTCGAGGACGTCGAGGACTTGTGGCGGGACCTGTCGCGGGCGCTGGACGCCGCGCTGGCGCACGCGGGCGCCTGA
- a CDS encoding ATP-dependent DNA helicase RecG, which produces MLDLDAPLSSLVPRAGDGTSKNANPAKWLSHLGLETGRDLLWHLPRKYQDRGDLTPIRELVVGEDVSILAQVQDVGKAQPLQRKTGWRTVVTLSDGRDRITATFFMANPHQFGPLLGKYPVGSLVLATGRAGKFRETWQLDKPVFEPLEEGEDAEALAEKPIPLYPATRDCPNFVVRASVATLLDALAVDGQGSGVEEFLPPDVAAAEGLLPPLAALEAVHRPRDRAHLARGQDRLRFEEAFVLQTALALRRASTATQTAVPRVPSPDGIAAAFDERLPFPLTGAQRRVGEEVAAELARPHPMQRLLQGDVGSGKTLVALRAMLAVVDGGGQAALLAPTEVLAAQHLRSITGALGDLAAGGFLGGDPRGTRVVLLTGSMGAAARRESLLAAASGEAGIVVGTHALLQEGVQFADLGLVVVDEQHRFGVEQRDVLRRKGTETGRGVPHLLAMTATPIPRTVAMTLFGDLETSVLDELPPGRADVQTVVVPQDKPAWVDRTWQRIAEEAALGRQAYVVCARIDADDDDLADGAEEPDDEEPPPPPAKGSGGGRPAPRPAAAVSQVVEVVRAHPATAALRTEVLHGRLLPAEKEDVMGRFAAGELDVVVATTVVEVGVDVPNASVMVVVDADRFGISQLHQLRGRIGRGGLPGTCLLLSGTSPDSRAGRRLKALARTRDGFELARLDLAERREGDVLGAAQSGERSSLQLLGVLQHADVIERARSRARTLVEVDPGLARHPGLAAAVASRVTGDTAAFLGRT; this is translated from the coding sequence GTGCTCGACCTGGACGCCCCGCTGTCCAGCCTGGTGCCCCGCGCCGGCGACGGGACCAGCAAGAACGCCAACCCCGCCAAGTGGTTGAGCCACCTCGGGCTCGAGACGGGCCGGGACCTGCTGTGGCACCTGCCGCGCAAGTACCAGGACCGCGGTGACCTCACCCCGATCCGCGAGCTGGTCGTCGGCGAGGACGTGTCGATCCTCGCGCAGGTGCAGGACGTCGGGAAGGCGCAACCGCTGCAGCGCAAGACGGGCTGGCGGACGGTGGTGACCCTCTCGGACGGCCGGGACCGCATCACGGCGACGTTCTTCATGGCGAACCCGCACCAGTTCGGTCCCCTCCTGGGCAAGTACCCGGTGGGTTCGCTCGTCCTGGCCACGGGCCGGGCCGGGAAGTTCCGCGAGACCTGGCAGCTGGACAAACCCGTCTTCGAACCCCTCGAGGAGGGCGAGGACGCCGAGGCGCTCGCCGAGAAGCCCATCCCCCTCTACCCCGCGACGCGGGACTGCCCGAACTTCGTCGTCCGGGCGAGCGTGGCGACGTTGCTCGACGCGCTGGCCGTCGACGGCCAGGGCTCCGGGGTCGAGGAGTTCCTGCCCCCCGACGTCGCGGCGGCCGAGGGCCTCCTGCCGCCGCTGGCCGCGCTGGAGGCGGTGCACCGACCGCGCGACCGCGCCCACCTCGCCCGGGGGCAGGACCGGTTGCGGTTCGAGGAGGCGTTCGTCCTGCAGACGGCACTCGCCCTGCGGCGCGCCTCGACGGCCACCCAGACCGCCGTGCCCCGCGTCCCCTCACCCGACGGCATCGCGGCGGCCTTCGACGAGCGGTTGCCGTTCCCCCTCACCGGGGCCCAGCGCCGCGTCGGGGAGGAGGTCGCGGCGGAACTCGCGCGCCCGCACCCCATGCAGCGCCTCCTGCAGGGTGACGTCGGGTCCGGCAAGACGCTGGTGGCGCTGCGCGCCATGCTCGCCGTCGTCGACGGCGGGGGGCAGGCCGCGCTGCTCGCGCCGACCGAGGTCCTCGCCGCCCAGCACCTGCGGTCCATCACGGGTGCGCTCGGCGACCTGGCCGCCGGCGGTTTCCTCGGCGGGGACCCGCGCGGCACCCGCGTCGTCCTGCTGACGGGCTCGATGGGGGCGGCGGCGCGACGGGAGTCGCTGCTGGCCGCGGCGAGCGGGGAGGCCGGCATCGTCGTCGGCACGCACGCGCTGCTGCAGGAGGGCGTGCAGTTCGCCGACCTCGGCCTGGTCGTCGTCGACGAGCAGCACCGGTTCGGTGTCGAGCAGCGGGACGTGCTGCGGCGCAAGGGGACCGAGACCGGACGTGGAGTTCCCCACCTGCTGGCCATGACCGCCACCCCCATCCCGCGGACCGTCGCCATGACGTTGTTCGGCGACCTCGAGACGTCCGTCCTCGACGAACTGCCCCCCGGCCGCGCCGACGTCCAGACCGTCGTCGTGCCGCAGGACAAGCCCGCCTGGGTCGACCGCACCTGGCAGCGCATCGCCGAGGAGGCGGCCCTGGGACGGCAGGCCTACGTCGTCTGCGCGCGCATCGACGCCGACGACGACGACCTCGCCGACGGGGCCGAGGAACCCGACGACGAGGAGCCGCCACCGCCGCCCGCCAAGGGGAGCGGCGGGGGGCGTCCGGCACCGCGTCCGGCGGCCGCCGTCTCGCAGGTCGTCGAGGTCGTCCGCGCCCACCCCGCGACCGCGGCCCTGCGCACCGAGGTCCTGCACGGCCGGCTCCTGCCGGCCGAGAAGGAGGACGTCATGGGCCGGTTCGCCGCCGGCGAGCTGGACGTCGTCGTGGCCACCACGGTCGTCGAGGTCGGCGTGGACGTGCCGAACGCCAGCGTCATGGTCGTCGTCGACGCCGACCGGTTCGGCATCTCCCAGCTGCACCAGCTGCGCGGGCGCATCGGCCGCGGCGGCCTGCCCGGGACGTGCCTGCTGCTGTCGGGCACGAGCCCGGACTCCCGCGCCGGCCGCCGCCTCAAGGCCCTGGCCCGCACCCGCGACGGGTTCGAGCTCGCGCGGCTCGACCTCGCCGAACGGCGCGAGGGCGACGTCCTCGGCGCCGCGCAGTCCGGCGAGCGGTCCTCCCTGCAGCTCCTCGGCGTCCTGCAGCACGCCGACGTCATCGAGCGGGCCCGTTCCCGGGCCCGCACCCTCGTCGAGGTCGACCCCGGCCTCGCCCGGCACCCCGGGCTCGCGGCGGCCGTCGCCTCCCGCGTCACCGGCGACACCGCGGCCTTCCTGGGCCGCACGTGA
- the rpmB gene encoding 50S ribosomal protein L28: MAATCDVCAKGPGFGKSVSHSHRRTNRMWLPNIQRIKATVNGSPKRLNVCTSCLKAGKVTR, from the coding sequence GTGGCTGCCACCTGTGACGTCTGCGCCAAGGGCCCTGGCTTCGGCAAGAGCGTCTCGCACTCGCACCGCCGGACCAACCGCATGTGGCTCCCGAACATCCAGCGGATCAAGGCCACCGTGAACGGTTCCCCCAAGCGCCTCAACGTGTGCACCTCCTGCCTGAAGGCGGGCAAGGTCACGCGCTGA
- a CDS encoding diguanylate cyclase — MPTDPQQPRRGRWWVARDHVAASRAVGAMTAIGCLYALGNGVVSPETMGTRPGGWLVTGISAALVGLLAVAMALRPRRAPAVGPAALAALAGGVVLLLCLWTDDASFGAQIYLGWPALFAAFHLRPRAAWLLTAQAVLADAVLLGLLEGPVGVLRDTPAHLATFGLVTLLLTRSGESQERLLARLRSEAAEDALTGLLTRRAFDAALAARVADGTAQGLLLVDLDRFKSVNDSYGHPVGDAVLCTVAAELRAACRAGDVVGRLGGDEFAVVLVCPDVRGGAAGAGDLAEVAHRVRAAVARCTVPGRREHRLSVSVGGARVVAEESVAALVDRADAALYEAKRAGRDRVVQARG, encoded by the coding sequence GTGCCGACCGACCCCCAGCAGCCGCGACGCGGCCGGTGGTGGGTGGCCCGCGACCACGTCGCCGCGTCCCGCGCGGTCGGCGCCATGACGGCCATCGGCTGCCTCTACGCCCTCGGCAACGGCGTCGTCTCGCCCGAGACCATGGGCACCCGCCCCGGCGGGTGGCTCGTCACCGGGATCAGCGCCGCACTCGTCGGGCTGCTGGCGGTCGCGATGGCGCTGCGCCCGCGACGGGCCCCGGCGGTGGGCCCGGCGGCGCTGGCCGCGCTCGCCGGCGGCGTCGTGCTGCTGCTGTGCCTGTGGACCGACGACGCGTCCTTCGGTGCCCAGATCTACCTCGGCTGGCCGGCGCTGTTCGCCGCCTTCCACCTGCGGCCCCGGGCGGCGTGGCTGCTGACCGCCCAGGCCGTGCTGGCCGACGCCGTCCTCCTCGGGCTGCTCGAAGGCCCAGTCGGCGTCCTGCGGGACACCCCCGCCCACCTCGCCACCTTCGGTCTGGTGACGCTCCTGCTGACCCGGTCCGGTGAGTCCCAGGAGCGGCTGCTGGCGCGCCTGCGCAGCGAGGCGGCCGAAGACGCCCTCACCGGCCTGCTGACGCGCCGGGCGTTCGACGCGGCACTGGCCGCCCGGGTGGCCGACGGGACCGCGCAGGGACTGCTCCTCGTCGACCTCGACCGCTTCAAGTCCGTCAACGACAGCTACGGCCACCCCGTGGGCGACGCCGTCCTGTGCACCGTCGCCGCCGAGCTGCGCGCCGCGTGCCGCGCCGGTGACGTCGTCGGACGCCTCGGGGGCGACGAGTTCGCCGTCGTGCTGGTGTGCCCGGACGTGCGCGGGGGTGCGGCCGGTGCCGGGGACCTGGCCGAGGTCGCCCACCGCGTGCGGGCCGCGGTCGCGCGCTGCACCGTCCCGGGCCGCAGGGAGCACCGGCTCTCCGTGAGCGTCGGCGGCGCCCGCGTCGTGGCGGAGGAGTCCGTGGCCGCGCTGGTGGACCGCGCCGACGCCGCGCTCTACGAGGCCAAGCGCGCCGGGCGGGACCGGGTCGTCCAGGCCCGGGGGTGA